The following proteins come from a genomic window of Edaphobacter sp. 4G125:
- a CDS encoding single-stranded DNA-binding protein → MAKGVNKVFLLGNVGKDPEIRSTAGGTTVASLSLATAERAKDQQGNWQDKTEWHNLVAFNRTAEIIRDYVKKGTQIFVEGKIQTRSWDDKDSGQKKYRTEIIVNEMSLLGGGAGRGESTGGGGGYSRSNTSSFDQRPSAPAEDFADQGITDDDIPF, encoded by the coding sequence ATGGCAAAAGGCGTCAATAAAGTTTTTCTTCTCGGCAACGTCGGCAAAGATCCTGAGATTCGCTCTACCGCAGGAGGCACTACGGTCGCCAGCCTCTCTCTCGCGACCGCTGAGCGAGCCAAAGATCAGCAGGGAAACTGGCAGGACAAGACTGAGTGGCACAATCTCGTCGCATTCAACCGCACCGCCGAGATCATCCGTGACTACGTCAAAAAGGGCACACAGATCTTCGTCGAAGGCAAGATTCAGACCCGTTCATGGGACGACAAGGATTCCGGCCAGAAGAAGTACCGCACCGAGATCATCGTCAACGAAATGAGCCTTCTCGGCGGCGGCGCTGGACGCGGCGAAAGCACTGGCGGTGGTGGTGGTTACTCTCGCTCCAACACCAGCAGCTTTGATCAACGGCCATCCGCTCCCGCTGAAGACTTCGCCGATCAGGGCATCACCGACGACGACATCCCCTTCTAA
- a CDS encoding DUF420 domain-containing protein: MDIRTTPPPATLRTPPSVIAAIILVSAAASAFICWLVYFHTPTDVAGTQLRSLPLVNAILNGLSTIALLFGYRFIRARQIPQHRAAMFTAFIFSTIFLVSYLVNFTLHGETHFNRLSPWWPFYWKLLLSHILLSVIALPMILITFFLSLTGRFPAHRKLARYTWPIWLYVSITGVVVYWMQSAIH; the protein is encoded by the coding sequence ATGGACATTCGCACGACACCTCCACCAGCGACTCTTCGCACGCCTCCTTCTGTCATTGCGGCCATCATTCTGGTCAGTGCCGCGGCCAGCGCTTTCATCTGCTGGCTGGTCTACTTCCATACCCCCACCGACGTCGCTGGAACCCAGCTCCGCTCGCTCCCGCTCGTCAACGCCATCCTCAACGGGCTTTCCACCATCGCCCTGCTTTTCGGCTATCGCTTCATCCGAGCGCGACAGATTCCCCAGCACCGCGCCGCCATGTTCACGGCGTTCATCTTCTCCACGATCTTTCTCGTCTCATACCTGGTGAACTTCACCCTCCACGGAGAGACCCACTTCAACCGTCTAAGCCCCTGGTGGCCCTTCTACTGGAAGCTCCTGCTCTCCCACATCCTTCTCTCGGTCATCGCCCTGCCGATGATCCTTATCACGTTCTTTCTCTCGCTCACCGGACGCTTTCCTGCGCATCGCAAACTCGCCCGGTATACCTGGCCTATTTGGCTTTACGTCTCGATCACAGGCGTCGTCGTCTACTGGATGCAGTCGGCCATCCACTAA
- the cyoE gene encoding heme o synthase, with product MTQFYRRMSGGYLSAARTHPPCANRPLRPLSIQTRYPYIVAQSATTPTALSAQKAAAESRLLADYATLFKLRVTVMVVITAGAGFYLGSLASGISPFHAGLIQALIGIGVVTCGSSALNQALERRTDALMRRTANRPMAAGRISLAHGLLLGFAAIFFGSLYLAHVTNLLTGTLTLITAVGYVGIYTPLKRITVVNTFIGAFPGALPPLIGWTAARGIIEWPAIALFAILFVWQFPHFMAIGWMYREDYASAGIRLTPTQPDQNFAARSTVIQSLFYAVLMVPISIWPTWLGVTGIPYAIFAVALSLAYLWYTVRFARITRDPAAPESRAYARDLLKASVIYLPLLMAALMLDAKGRLLF from the coding sequence ACCGTGCGCTAATCGTCCTCTCAGACCGCTCAGTATCCAAACGCGTTATCCTTATATCGTGGCGCAATCCGCAACAACCCCGACGGCACTCTCCGCCCAGAAAGCCGCGGCAGAATCGCGTCTGCTTGCCGATTACGCAACCCTGTTCAAGCTCCGTGTCACCGTCATGGTGGTCATTACCGCTGGAGCCGGCTTTTACCTCGGCTCATTAGCCAGTGGTATCAGTCCCTTTCACGCCGGGCTCATCCAGGCCCTCATCGGAATCGGCGTCGTCACCTGCGGCTCCAGCGCCCTCAACCAGGCCTTGGAGCGCCGCACCGATGCCCTCATGCGCCGCACAGCCAATCGCCCCATGGCCGCAGGACGAATCTCTCTCGCCCACGGACTCCTCCTCGGCTTTGCTGCCATCTTCTTCGGCTCGCTCTATCTCGCTCACGTCACCAATCTTCTGACTGGAACCCTTACCCTGATCACTGCCGTTGGATACGTCGGCATCTACACCCCACTGAAGCGCATTACCGTCGTCAATACTTTTATCGGAGCATTTCCCGGCGCCCTTCCTCCACTCATCGGCTGGACCGCCGCTCGCGGCATCATCGAGTGGCCCGCCATCGCGCTCTTCGCTATTCTCTTCGTCTGGCAGTTCCCTCACTTCATGGCCATCGGATGGATGTACCGCGAAGACTACGCCTCCGCTGGAATCCGGCTCACTCCAACGCAACCCGATCAAAACTTTGCCGCCCGCTCCACTGTCATCCAGTCGCTCTTCTACGCAGTCCTGATGGTTCCCATCAGCATATGGCCCACCTGGCTTGGAGTCACAGGAATCCCATACGCCATCTTCGCTGTGGCCCTTTCGCTGGCTTATCTCTGGTACACCGTCCGCTTTGCCCGTATCACGCGCGACCCTGCTGCGCCAGAATCCCGCGCCTACGCCCGCGACCTCCTGAAAGCCTCCGTCATCTATCTCCCCTTACTCATGGCCGCTCTCATGCTCGACGCGAAAGGACGTTTGCTCTTCTGA